In Primulina huaijiensis isolate GDHJ02 chromosome 6, ASM1229523v2, whole genome shotgun sequence, a single window of DNA contains:
- the LOC140979290 gene encoding uncharacterized protein, translating to MDIELIKCECCGLKEDCTQEYIAEVKEKFEGKWLCGLCSEAVRDEVNRSKKQYFGMDEAVKAHMSFCRKYKSNPAFRVADGMRQMLRRRSGDLSSSSSSSSPSPKKSSRSSHTSQVGDDSTFSYY from the coding sequence ATGGACATTGAGTTGATTAAGTGTGAGTGCTGCGGATTGAAGGAAGACTGCACGCAAGAATACATTGCAGAAGTGAAGGAAAAATTTGAAGGGAAATGGCTGTGTGGCCTTTGCTCAGAAGCTGTGAGAGATGAAGTGAACAGAAGCAAGAAACAGTACTTCGGAATGGATGAAGCTGTAAAGGCACACATGTCGTTCTGTcgtaaatataaatcaaatccaGCGTTCCGAGTTGCCGATGGCATGAGGCAGATGCTTAGAAGGAGGTCCGGAGATTTGTCGTCGTCCTCGTCCTCGTCGTCGCCGTCGCCGAAGAAAAGTTCGAGATCATCACACACATCGCAGGTCGGAGACGACTCCACATTTTCCTATTACTAG